TACTTAATATGCTTAATATGGTGATACCCCCCATTGTAACAACCTACATATGTCTCTCCTCCATCAAAATGAAGCATTCCAAATGATTATCATAAGCATTACATGAAATTAATGGTGCTGACATGCATATACATTTTGTATTGTTAATGCTCAAAACATCACTTCTACTACCTCACAGATAATTCTAGCATACCTTCCTCAGTTTGTATATTGGGTTGATCAACCAAGAGTTGCTGAAGTGCACCAAGATCACTTACACTGCAATGCAGTAAATGTAAAGTACAGAATAAAACATTGGACAGCATAAGTACAGGCATTGGAAAATGAAGGCAAGTTTTTTCATGAATAAAGTAAATGATGAATGTAGCTATCTCAATGTATATAGAATTGGATGCAAGAGCAGAAACATATCACTAGTTTGCATCGTTGCCTTTGCTTTCCTTGATAGAAAGATTCCAATGCCAAATGCAGAATGTAGATTTCCTGCTACACTTTCTATGACTATGAATAACAACAAAACTATATCACGGTTTAGGGAAATTAGAAAATAAGGAGCTAGGTATTGGAAATGTTTTCTACTTGTAATTCTGTAACTTAGTAGAGAGCTCATTAAAGGTATCAAAGTTGGCTTAAAGGAAGTTGAGGTTTAACATATTCATTTCACTGACGACTCATCTTTTCATGGAGGAGAAATAGTGTTGCCTTTGTGAATTTTCCGGACATACTAAGTTAACTAAGTCCTTGAGAGTGCTTTTGTTTAAAGTTTGACTGAAAAAAGACGACCTGATTTAAATGGGAtaacaaatttcttttacatGCTCTCGAAGCTGCTTCTAAAGGTTACAGGCTTACAGCACCATCTCATTCACTTTTCCACACAGTGACAAATATGTcgtcaaaacaacaaaatatacaCAAGTGCATGTGTGGGCATGGACACACTGTCACACAGATACACAATCATGACATTTGAATGGCTAAATATTGGTATTTTCGTACCTCGGTTTTAAAGCCATTTCAGATAGCGCGGAGATCACTgatgattttaataaatacctattacaaaaaaaaacactagtaaatattttttttgttcaatcaACATGGTGTTATCAAAAGTAGAAACGAAGGGAAAAAGCATTTTTGCACAAAGCCTTTAAATGAAAAAGGTTGCATTCCATCATCAATAACATCTTGCGAGAGGAAGCAGTTGATGATAGTTTTGGaagaaagtatattttaaatttagaaaaacctAACAAAATCATTTATAGAGTAAAGTTGGCgcctaattatatattataatttagttgaTGCGGAATCTCCAATTCTAACTAGGTCAGTGGGTGTTTATCTAGTAACACAACTCACTTTTTCTCAAACCAAAATCCATAAAACTAGCAACATATATCAATGTACTTAATGTCCAAGCCCATGCAACATAGGTCAACAACTATCCCTATCCAAAGAGTACAAAGTCACACTCTGAGCTCCATGCCAGTCCCTTCAACCAACTTATGCTACCAACGAGTTGGAAAACTCCTACTGAATTCTTTATATAAGACGATACATTTCATTTGGCAATTTAGAAGACAACATTCTAACTGAAATAGATCTAACTTAGGTAGTTGAGGCCTttagttttttctattttttcttttcctccgactttcatttcttcttcagGTCTTACTATGCCCAATATACATTACAAATGTTTGACTTTTCTCTTGAAAGAGAGTTAAACCAAAGtaataacattgaaaaaaaaaacaacaaacttcATAAATGGAATGCAATTCAAATGTTGCCATGTTCATTACACTTCCTGCCAATCTTtgaatttgatatattaaaatttaagtttacgTTACTGCATTTCTGGTTTGTCAAGAAGCACAATAATATACATTAAGAAAAAGTTGTTCCTTACTCAGAGTTGTATATCTCATGTATAAACATCAGGCTATCAAGGCAATAACTAAGACTAGGTTTCATGCCAATTTGTTGCTGCAGTTGTTTCTTATTCAGTTGAGAAGAACCGCCGTTCACTAGTTGTTTACTGTCTCGGTGAATTTTGTCAAGAGATAAGGCAATACAACGAAACTCTTCcctgaaaattaaaattaaaattttagtcaCAAAAGCAAACAAACCATCCCCTACAGATCATCAATGTTCATAACCTTTATCATAAAAACTGAACCAAAAACACttcataatttcttattttcattatgtACATCTAAAGACTCAAAGAAGGATAAAACAAAGACAATTACCATTTCATCAACATCGTGAAAAAATAACCACTATGCATTGGTCTAATCTCTATGGTTCATTCATATAAAAGATATCATATGTAACTTGTATACATGAAACAACCTTCTCTAGCTAAACTTGATACAATGATATAATCAATCCATGTCAACAGCTGCTAGTAAAAGAGACTGGAGCTCATTTCAAAAGTTGTTCTCAAGAAACAtttgggaaaaaaataaaaaatatttaaaaagctgCCATACAAGTGCACCTCAATGTTAAAAAAGACCTAACTAAACACAGAAACGTAATTTAGTGAAAACATTTTGGTCATTCTGCACACAAAACCACATTTAATCTTTGAAAACAATCATCAAAGAGTTGGGGTTTGTGCATTGTGGCTAGAAGAAATTAGGTCCTATTTGGTTTGGATGATTTTTTCCATATACACTtctaggaaaagaaaataaaaaaagggaaataaaatgaaatattccATACGCTAAAAGAATTTGTTTTAACTTATCTGCATAAGAAGATGTTGACCTAtaggaaattttgtttcatttttccttttaagcTTTCCTCTTATAAATGTTTAAGGAGAAACTTATCCGAAACACTCTTAACCAACATTTTGGTACTtatgtcattaaaaaaaatagggaaCAATTCCAAACAGAAAACAAGAATGCATTAgccataaaattaaattaaaatacccATCAGTTTTACATATCGCTAAATATCAATAGAAACTCACAAAGTCTTTCTCATGGAAACCAAAATGTTGCTGAGCGATTCAATTTGCTTATCCAAAAGGGCACCTCTCATGCCGCTGACACAATTTAGAACACCATAATTGTTGGAATTTTGAAGCAACTACAACATTGGCAGTATCAAGGTCaaatcattattaataaataaggtagaaaaaaataaaataaaagtatacaGTAAAAGTACAAGGCAATTCAAATAACCTGTAACCTATCAACAATATGGGAAGCGTTCCTAAACTGTGAAATTAAGCAAGATTGGAGTTCGTCCCATCGATTTATCTCTTCCCTAACTTTTATGAACTTTGACCGAATTTTTTTCACTATCGATTCCATTATTGTCAATGCTGAACCGACCAGTCATGAGGCAGGAAAAAGTAATTGTCAGCTACAGCTAAAAATCGCGTTTTGAATCCTTTAAGTGTTCGTTTCGAAGCGTACCTCACAGCGGAATGTTCAAAGGCAATGGCGGCGGAGTGATGACCGTTTCTTGTCGGAAATTAATCCAGTGCTGTTGTCGATGCTTGGCGCGGTGGGATTTGGTGTCTCTGTGGAGGTGATGGCGAGGTCGAAGGTGGCGGCGCGGTAGGAGTAGCTGGTGTGATGGGAGGTATTGAGGCGGTGAGGAGTGGTGGTGGTTTCACGGAAGGAAGCCGGCGTGGTGACACAGTAGGACGCTCGCGCGGTGGTGGAAGGCTGGCACAGTAGCTGTGGAAGAAGAGACAGTGCCTTTGGAGCAGACGGGGTGGCACGTgtattttaatagaataaaataaagttactttcaaattagaaatataaggtAAAAATGATTTAAGTATAGAATAACTATGaacatttgaaaaaagaaataaaataaaataaaaaaaattatatatacatatatatatatataggggtttgttaacacgcatACGCTTaagttttaacaatgtgtacgaGATTATAGGAAACAAAAATATGCTCatttattatggattctaagttttaagatatttaaataattttcattctgaaaactaaaaaaaactcaaaccctTATTCACtttcctcattcctctcaattttttctctttcatctttctcactccaacattttctctgtcttCCCTActattgccccaattgaaacaaaaaaaaactttgcctaaccctaatccaccttcctcacttatccaatttgtttctctctcgtctccatactctccctcagccacacacaacaactcGTGACATcataatttgttgctcttgctctgttcatgtgttatatat
Above is a genomic segment from Vigna radiata var. radiata cultivar VC1973A chromosome 10, Vradiata_ver6, whole genome shotgun sequence containing:
- the LOC106775404 gene encoding uncharacterized protein At5g43822; translated protein: MESIVKKIRSKFIKVREEINRWDELQSCLISQFRNASHIVDRLQLLQNSNNYGVLNCVSGMRGALLDKQIESLSNILVSMRKTLEEFRCIALSLDKIHRDSKQLVNGGSSQLNKKQLQQQIGMKPSLSYCLDSLMFIHEIYNSEYLLKSSVISALSEMALKPSVSDLGALQQLLVDQPNIQTEEVQLVFDVIFAEELS